In Planctomycetota bacterium, the following proteins share a genomic window:
- a CDS encoding motility protein A: MDIATIFGLLLATAAIVYSVLAGGGTFGAFVDYPSIACVGGGAVAVVFICFPLKTVLSIIKVTKIVFLNKPPNLPELIETIVGLAEVARRDGLLALESKIAEIKNPFIVLGIQMAVDGTQPEVIEDILRTEIDAIAMRHRDGKAVMDQAGRFAPAFGMIGTLLGLVMMLGNMDDPAAIGPGMAVALLTTLYGAMISNMFTIPFSEKLNFLNKQELHALEVSLKGIMGIQSGDNPRVIEQKLNSFLHPKQRKGSNQAA, from the coding sequence ATGGATATCGCCACGATTTTCGGCTTGTTGCTCGCGACGGCGGCCATCGTCTACTCGGTGTTGGCCGGCGGCGGCACGTTTGGCGCGTTTGTCGACTATCCGTCGATCGCGTGCGTGGGGGGTGGCGCCGTGGCCGTGGTGTTCATCTGCTTCCCACTGAAAACGGTGCTGTCGATCATCAAGGTCACCAAGATCGTCTTCTTGAACAAGCCGCCCAATCTGCCCGAACTGATCGAGACCATCGTCGGGCTGGCCGAAGTGGCGCGGCGCGACGGGCTGTTGGCCTTGGAAAGCAAGATCGCCGAGATCAAGAACCCGTTCATCGTGCTGGGCATTCAGATGGCCGTCGACGGGACGCAACCCGAGGTCATCGAGGACATCCTCCGCACCGAGATCGACGCCATTGCCATGCGGCACCGCGACGGCAAGGCCGTCATGGACCAGGCCGGCCGCTTTGCGCCGGCGTTTGGCATGATCGGCACGCTGCTGGGGCTGGTGATGATGTTGGGCAACATGGACGACCCGGCGGCCATCGGCCCGGGTATGGCCGTGGCGTTGCTCACCACGCTGTACGGCGCGATGATTTCGAACATGTTCACGATTCCCTTCTCCGAGAAGCTGAACTTCCTCAACAAGCAAGAACTGCACGCCTTGGAGGTTTCGCTCAAGGGGATCATGGGGATCCAATCGGGTGACAACCCGCGCGTCATCGAACAAAAACTCAACAGCTTCTTGCACCCGAAACAGCGCAAGGGCTCGAACCAGGCTGCCTAG
- the fliQ gene encoding flagellar type III secretion system protein FliQ, with protein sequence MQPQDAIDLARNAIWISLIVSAPVLVVGVLMGLLMGLLQALTQVQEQTVAFVPKLIAMAAVFAITLPWVLEHLIEYVQSSYSQLPGMGY encoded by the coding sequence ATGCAACCCCAAGACGCCATCGATCTCGCGCGGAACGCCATCTGGATCTCGCTGATCGTCAGCGCGCCGGTCCTGGTCGTCGGTGTGCTGATGGGGCTGCTGATGGGTTTGCTGCAAGCGTTGACCCAGGTGCAAGAACAAACCGTGGCGTTCGTCCCCAAGCTGATCGCCATGGCCGCGGTCTTTGCCATCACGTTGCCTTGGGTGCTCGAACACCTGATCGAATACGTCCAATCGTCGTACAGCCAATTGCCCGGCATGGGGTACTGA
- a CDS encoding flagellar biosynthetic protein FliR has translation MEWLTTIFGQLHLVATFMLVLSRTSGLVLSAPVFSGVEVPMQVRALLSLTLAVLSTPLQLPLTPLADMSALDYFLLVASELLVGLMLGLGVSILLAGFQLSGYMIGQLGGMSLAEVLNPTLDTNVPLVAQILHMLALAIFVLIGGHRMLLVGLLETFDVIPPGSAALSPSLTTFLSDLMAQSFSLGIRTAAPSAAALLLATFALGLLSRTLPQLNLMSLGFGVNALATLGTLWVSFGAVAYLLDEHLEPTVQVVLESLVG, from the coding sequence ATGGAATGGCTCACCACGATCTTTGGCCAGTTGCACCTGGTGGCCACCTTCATGCTGGTCCTCTCGCGCACCAGCGGACTGGTCCTCTCGGCCCCGGTGTTCAGCGGCGTGGAAGTGCCCATGCAAGTCCGGGCGCTCTTGTCACTGACGTTGGCCGTCTTGTCGACGCCGCTGCAATTGCCTCTGACGCCGCTGGCCGATATGTCGGCGCTCGACTACTTTCTGCTCGTGGCCAGTGAACTGCTCGTCGGCCTGATGCTGGGCCTGGGCGTTTCGATCCTGCTGGCCGGCTTTCAACTGTCGGGTTACATGATCGGTCAACTTGGCGGCATGTCGCTGGCCGAAGTCTTGAACCCTACGCTCGACACCAACGTGCCGCTGGTGGCCCAGATTCTGCACATGCTCGCCCTGGCGATCTTCGTGCTGATTGGCGGCCACCGGATGTTGCTGGTCGGGCTGCTCGAAACCTTCGACGTCATTCCCCCCGGCTCGGCCGCGCTGTCGCCGTCGCTGACGACCTTTCTGTCCGACCTGATGGCCCAGAGCTTTTCGCTGGGCATTCGCACCGCCGCTCCGTCGGCCGCGGCCTTGCTGCTGGCCACGTTCGCCCTGGGGTTGTTGAGCCGGACGTTGCCGCAACTGAATCTGATGTCGCTCGGCTTTGGCGTGAATGCGCTGGCCACGCTGGGGACGTTGTGGGTTTCGTTCGGCGCCGTGGCATATCTGCTCGACGAACATCTCGAGCCGACGGTCCAAGTCGTGCTCGAATCACTGGTCGGGTGA
- a CDS encoding flagellar FlbD family protein produces MIKLTQLGGDAFILNAELIRYVESRPDTFVTLTTGERLIVRESMDEVMRRAIEYQRAKHLIPTPHYPAVCTAPAGAVADRPRSTATIR; encoded by the coding sequence ATGATCAAGCTGACTCAATTAGGGGGCGACGCGTTCATCTTGAACGCCGAGCTGATCCGCTACGTCGAATCACGTCCCGACACGTTCGTGACGTTGACCACGGGCGAGCGGCTGATCGTGCGCGAATCGATGGATGAAGTGATGCGGCGGGCGATCGAGTATCAGCGCGCCAAGCACCTGATTCCAACGCCCCATTACCCCGCCGTATGCACCGCGCCGGCCGGCGCCGTCGCCGACCGTCCGCGCTCAACCGCAACTATCCGCTAA
- the fliP gene encoding flagellar type III secretion system pore protein FliP (The bacterial flagellar biogenesis protein FliP forms a type III secretion system (T3SS)-type pore required for flagellar assembly.) has protein sequence MSDAKKQLTPIEQWRRWRGRRASRVLPWLALVITLAGYWSTATAQQPANMPARIEMPTSLAGGPEAWTSPGGLTATLQVMLLLTVISLAPALLMMTTCFVRIITVLGLLKQALGTQQLPPSQVITSIALFVTLWIMTPVWKEAYDEGIRPYTNRQITLDQAWERGIAPVRRFMGLQIDRCGNSDDVWLFLEYLPDQPTPQSYDDVPIQALLPAFMLSELKTAFLIGFQIYLPFLVLDMVVSSVLIAMGMLMLPPVLVSLPFKLLLFVLVDGWHLVIGMLMESVQPFT, from the coding sequence ATGTCTGACGCCAAAAAACAATTGACGCCCATCGAGCAGTGGCGGCGTTGGCGCGGCCGACGCGCCAGCCGCGTTTTGCCCTGGCTGGCCTTGGTCATCACGCTGGCCGGCTATTGGTCGACTGCAACCGCCCAGCAACCGGCGAACATGCCGGCGCGCATCGAGATGCCCACGTCGCTGGCCGGCGGGCCCGAGGCCTGGACCAGCCCCGGCGGCTTGACCGCGACGTTGCAAGTGATGTTGCTGTTGACGGTGATTAGCCTGGCGCCGGCCTTGTTGATGATGACCACCTGCTTTGTGCGGATCATCACGGTGCTCGGACTGCTGAAACAGGCGCTCGGCACCCAGCAGTTACCACCGAGCCAGGTGATCACTTCGATCGCCCTGTTCGTCACCCTGTGGATCATGACGCCGGTTTGGAAGGAAGCGTACGACGAAGGCATCCGCCCCTACACCAATCGGCAGATCACGCTCGATCAGGCCTGGGAACGGGGCATCGCTCCGGTGCGCCGCTTCATGGGTCTGCAGATCGACCGCTGTGGCAACTCGGACGACGTGTGGTTGTTCCTGGAGTATCTGCCCGATCAGCCCACGCCGCAAAGCTATGACGACGTGCCGATCCAGGCCTTGCTGCCGGCCTTCATGCTCAGCGAGCTGAAGACGGCGTTCCTGATCGGCTTTCAGATTTACTTGCCGTTCCTGGTGCTCGACATGGTGGTGTCGAGCGTGCTGATCGCGATGGGCATGCTGATGCTCCCGCCGGTGCTGGTGTCGCTGCCGTTCAAGCTGCTCTTGTTCGTGCTGGTCGACGGCTGGCATCTGGTGATCGGCATGCTGATGGAAAGTGTCCAGCCGTTTACGTAG
- the fliN gene encoding flagellar motor switch protein FliN, translating to MADDSGSPRQEDIDQLLKQSDAAPAKTGAVDQSEIDALLKQAPSPAARAPLPGAALAAASSGDATIAPQDMELLIRQAEAALASIDQPLAAGPEVKRFRFDEFTGAPPSAEAATLELLRDVELDLKIELGRTQMYLEDILKLRRGSVVPLEKLAGDPVDIYVNGRLIARGEVLVLNDNFCVRVAELVASEVAAAG from the coding sequence ATGGCCGACGACTCTGGATCGCCGCGTCAAGAAGACATCGATCAACTGCTCAAGCAGTCCGACGCCGCACCGGCCAAGACCGGCGCGGTCGATCAAAGCGAGATCGACGCCCTGCTCAAGCAAGCGCCCTCGCCTGCGGCGCGCGCCCCGCTGCCCGGAGCCGCATTGGCGGCGGCCAGCAGCGGCGACGCCACGATCGCCCCCCAGGACATGGAGCTGTTGATTCGCCAGGCCGAAGCGGCCCTGGCGTCGATCGATCAGCCGCTGGCCGCTGGCCCCGAAGTGAAACGCTTCCGCTTCGACGAGTTCACCGGCGCGCCGCCATCGGCCGAGGCCGCCACGCTGGAACTGCTGCGCGACGTCGAACTCGACCTGAAGATCGAACTTGGCCGCACGCAGATGTACCTCGAAGACATTCTCAAGCTGCGCCGCGGCTCGGTCGTGCCGCTGGAAAAGCTGGCCGGCGACCCCGTCGACATTTACGTCAACGGACGCTTGATCGCGCGCGGCGAAGTGCTGGTGCTGAACGATAACTTTTGCGTTCGCGTGGCGGAACTCGTGGCCAGCGAAGTCGCGGCCGCCGGCTGA
- a CDS encoding flagellar biosynthetic protein FliO encodes MLLLVGLFALAASAAAQQPDLRNAPREPQRLPANTTGTPLPPTQVTIPTPPGASPSYAPSAGQQPVQYAGGQNTPPADQGVAQAIHTTPAEPLRAPPAKQSKPLPLARRGQTTPRAADEEAATRASGAPSLTTVGASMAIVLGLFFISAWVLRRSMPAGAPALPREVVEVLGRTPLSGRQHAHLLRLGNKLVLVSLSVGGAETIAEVTDPVEVDRLAGLCKSTQSNSSSDAFRRVFQQFAGQRSIRGFLGPATSSPAPLATKPIGVEAMGEEDGDV; translated from the coding sequence ATGCTTCTGCTGGTTGGCTTGTTCGCGCTGGCGGCTTCGGCCGCGGCCCAGCAGCCCGACCTGCGCAACGCCCCGCGCGAGCCGCAACGTCTCCCCGCGAATACCACTGGGACGCCGTTGCCACCGACGCAAGTCACCATTCCCACGCCGCCGGGCGCCTCGCCGTCTTACGCGCCCAGCGCCGGCCAGCAACCGGTTCAATATGCCGGCGGACAGAATACGCCCCCGGCGGATCAGGGCGTGGCACAAGCGATCCACACTACGCCGGCCGAGCCCTTGCGCGCGCCGCCGGCCAAACAATCCAAGCCTTTGCCCCTGGCCCGACGTGGACAGACCACGCCCCGCGCGGCGGACGAAGAAGCCGCGACTCGCGCCAGCGGTGCGCCTTCGCTGACCACGGTCGGCGCGAGCATGGCCATCGTCTTGGGTCTGTTCTTCATTTCGGCTTGGGTGCTGCGGCGCAGCATGCCGGCCGGCGCACCGGCTTTGCCGCGCGAGGTCGTCGAAGTGCTCGGCCGCACCCCCCTGTCGGGTCGCCAACATGCCCATCTGTTGCGGTTGGGAAACAAGCTGGTGCTGGTTTCGCTGAGCGTCGGCGGGGCCGAAACGATCGCCGAAGTCACCGACCCGGTCGAGGTCGATCGTCTGGCCGGCCTGTGCAAGTCGACTCAATCGAACAGTTCGAGCGACGCCTTCCGCCGCGTCTTTCAACAGTTCGCCGGACAGCGCTCGATCCGCGGCTTTCTGGGCCCCGCGACCAGCTCGCCCGCGCCGCTTGCGACCAAGCCGATAGGCGTCGAAGCGATGGGCGAGGAGGACGGCGATGTCTGA
- a CDS encoding OmpA family protein: MAVEEDPPAAVPEWVVSFGDMMSLLLTFFIMLVSMSEIRKDDDKFQAFLVSLKQKFGDDIEKLMLGIGTGQPPSTKPVKITTKKFAKWDNSTELGGKQKGAPGNESRVRNIRPGPQIAVGGPVSFAEQSAELSPEELAHLRRISEELAGKPQRIEIRGHTSRNPISLESPFRDHWDLAYARCRQVMQQLTGLGIEPARLRISVAALNEPVERVGDALSARENSRVELYLLGEVPNVTEPAGTSAGSKP, from the coding sequence ATGGCCGTTGAAGAAGATCCACCAGCCGCAGTGCCAGAATGGGTTGTGAGCTTCGGCGACATGATGTCGCTGCTGCTGACGTTCTTCATCATGCTGGTCTCGATGAGCGAAATCCGCAAAGACGACGACAAGTTTCAGGCGTTCCTGGTGTCGCTGAAGCAGAAGTTCGGCGACGACATCGAGAAGCTGATGCTGGGGATCGGGACCGGCCAGCCGCCGTCGACTAAGCCCGTGAAGATCACCACCAAAAAATTCGCCAAGTGGGACAATTCGACCGAACTGGGGGGCAAGCAGAAAGGAGCGCCGGGCAACGAGTCCCGTGTGCGCAACATCAGGCCCGGGCCGCAAATCGCGGTCGGTGGTCCGGTGTCCTTTGCCGAACAGAGCGCCGAATTGTCGCCCGAGGAGCTGGCGCATTTGCGCCGCATCTCGGAAGAGCTCGCCGGCAAGCCTCAGCGCATCGAGATTCGCGGCCACACGTCGCGCAACCCGATCTCGCTCGAGTCGCCGTTTCGCGATCACTGGGATCTGGCCTATGCGCGCTGCCGGCAGGTGATGCAACAACTAACCGGCTTGGGCATCGAGCCGGCGCGGCTGCGAATCAGCGTGGCCGCGCTCAACGAACCGGTCGAACGAGTCGGCGACGCCCTGTCGGCGCGCGAGAACTCGCGCGTCGAACTGTACCTGTTGGGCGAAGTGCCTAATGTGACCGAACCCGCTGGCACAAGCGCCGGCAGCAAACCCTGA